A window from Brucella sp. BE17 encodes these proteins:
- the thpR gene encoding RNA 2',3'-cyclic phosphodiesterase: protein MPRLFTALEIPRDAALSLSLLRGGLPGARWIDVENYHITLRFIGDVEGHVADEIAHALDRVRRPEFTLNLSGVDAFGSKKPHSIYAGVAPSPELNALQAEIERICQRLGIPADPRKFIPHVTLARLRNPRIEEVVHYLSSRGNFATLPFKVGRFVLMSSRDSVGGGPYIVEEAWPLISRSGQNWSANALEAASTIR, encoded by the coding sequence ATGCCGCGCCTTTTCACTGCCCTCGAAATCCCGCGCGATGCCGCACTTTCGCTCTCGCTTCTGCGCGGCGGACTTCCCGGCGCACGCTGGATCGATGTCGAAAACTATCACATAACCCTGCGCTTTATCGGAGATGTGGAAGGCCATGTGGCCGACGAAATTGCCCATGCGCTCGACCGCGTGCGGCGTCCCGAATTCACGCTCAACCTCTCCGGCGTCGATGCGTTCGGCTCCAAAAAACCGCACAGTATCTATGCGGGCGTGGCGCCTTCTCCCGAACTCAACGCGCTTCAGGCCGAAATCGAACGCATCTGCCAGCGGCTCGGAATTCCCGCCGACCCGCGCAAATTCATCCCCCATGTGACGCTGGCCCGGCTCCGCAATCCCCGCATCGAAGAGGTGGTCCATTACCTCTCCTCGCGCGGAAATTTCGCTACCCTGCCCTTCAAGGTCGGGCGTTTCGTGCTTATGTCATCACGCGATTCCGTCGGCGGCGGTCCTTATATTGTCGAGGAAGCCTGGCCTCTGATCTCCCGTTCGGGCCAGAACTGGTCGGCCAATGCGTTGGAAGCTGCAAGCACCATCCGGTAA
- a CDS encoding arylesterase, whose translation MRFKLSFPKQLSFLATILAFLALGFSAAHAQEEPTGLEEALPTEQISQTKIIGFGDSLMAGYLLPGNAAFPQQLEKALDDKGVSVSIENAGVSGDTTTGGLSRIDWSVPDGTDLVILELGANDALRGISPDITEQNLDEMLTKLKSRNIGVILAGMQAPPNMGKDYAEKFNPIYPKLAEKHGVALYPFFLEGVAANKALLLEDGMHPNEKGIETIVNNFLPLIEKTIANHQKSGRSGG comes from the coding sequence ATGCGTTTCAAACTCTCATTTCCAAAGCAGCTGTCGTTTCTTGCGACAATTCTAGCTTTTCTCGCTCTCGGCTTCAGCGCGGCTCATGCGCAGGAAGAGCCGACCGGGCTTGAAGAGGCGCTGCCGACCGAACAGATTTCTCAGACGAAAATCATCGGTTTCGGCGACAGTCTTATGGCGGGCTATCTTCTTCCCGGCAACGCCGCTTTTCCACAGCAGCTTGAAAAAGCGCTCGACGACAAGGGGGTTTCGGTTTCCATCGAAAATGCGGGAGTGTCTGGCGACACCACCACCGGCGGCCTGTCGCGCATCGATTGGTCGGTGCCTGACGGCACCGATCTCGTCATTCTTGAACTCGGTGCCAATGACGCGCTGCGCGGCATTTCACCCGATATCACCGAGCAAAACCTTGATGAAATGCTGACAAAGCTGAAAAGCCGCAACATCGGCGTCATTCTGGCTGGCATGCAGGCCCCGCCCAATATGGGCAAGGATTACGCCGAAAAGTTCAATCCGATCTATCCAAAATTGGCTGAGAAACACGGCGTCGCCCTCTATCCGTTCTTCCTTGAAGGCGTTGCCGCCAACAAGGCACTTTTGCTCGAAGACGGAATGCATCCGAACGAAAAGGGGATCGAAACGATTGTGAACAATTTTCTACCGCTGATTGAAAAAACGATTGCGAACCATCAAAAATCGGGGAGATCCGGCGGTTAA
- a CDS encoding ABC transporter ATP-binding protein: MTEQALNPIIELENVHLTLGQAASLVHVLKGVSLHIAQGQSVGIVGPSGSGKSTLLMVLAGLEHIDNGIVKIAGETISAMSEDQAAGFRGANIGIVFQSFHLIPNMTALENVAVPLELAGRKDAFAVAERELHVVGLGERLTHYPSELSGGEQQRVAIARALAPSPKILIADEPTGNLDTTTGRQIADLLFTKQRENGLTMVLVTHDPALAARCDVEIPVRSGRIEEPAMDAALEKAAVRA; encoded by the coding sequence GTGACGGAACAGGCGTTGAACCCGATTATCGAACTTGAAAATGTGCATCTGACACTGGGACAGGCAGCGTCGCTCGTTCATGTGCTCAAGGGCGTGTCGCTCCATATCGCGCAAGGCCAGTCGGTTGGCATTGTCGGGCCGTCGGGTTCGGGCAAGTCCACACTCTTGATGGTTCTGGCGGGCTTGGAGCATATCGATAACGGAATTGTGAAGATCGCGGGCGAGACGATCAGTGCCATGAGCGAGGATCAGGCTGCCGGTTTTCGCGGCGCCAATATCGGTATCGTGTTCCAGTCCTTTCACCTCATCCCCAATATGACGGCGCTGGAAAATGTCGCTGTGCCACTTGAACTTGCCGGACGCAAGGATGCGTTTGCGGTGGCAGAGCGTGAATTGCACGTGGTCGGGCTTGGTGAGCGGCTCACGCATTATCCATCCGAATTGTCGGGCGGCGAGCAGCAGCGCGTGGCGATTGCGCGTGCTTTGGCACCGTCGCCGAAAATTCTCATCGCCGACGAGCCGACCGGCAATCTTGATACCACGACCGGACGCCAGATTGCCGATCTGCTGTTTACAAAACAGCGCGAAAATGGCCTGACGATGGTTCTGGTCACCCATGACCCCGCATTGGCTGCGCGTTGCGATGTGGAAATCCCGGTGCGTTCGGGCCGGATCGAAGAGCCGGCAATGGATGCTGCTTTGGAAAAAGCGGCGGTCCGCGCATGA
- a CDS encoding ABC transporter permease, producing MNSRTSVSLALRFALREMRGGLSGFYIFLACIALGVAAIGGVNSVARSVSTGIAAQGQSILGGDVSFALNQREATADERGFIEKQGRMAESATMRSMARLPDGSDQSLVEVKAVDAAYPLYGELKLAPELPLQAVMADQNGVYGAAVSQDFLNRMGLSIGAKVLLGSATFKVRALIQSEPDLLSSGFNFAPRFLVSLEGLRASGLIQPGSLVDHIYKIALPDGAPDSAIAQLRREAASDFPDAGWNIRSRSNAAPALSANIERFSQFLTLVGLTALIVGGVGVANAVRAYLDGKRGVIATFKSLGAPARFAVLVYLVQIMVIGVIGIAIGLLLAATIPYLAGAVLANYLPVAAGGGFFPDALALAAVFGLITTLAFAIIPLGRARDIPATALFREQGFEQRGLPPLLYLALAVLLIAALAGLALYVAYDRRVAAIFIIASIAAFGVLRIVADGIRWLARRSPRVRSTSLRLALGNIHRPGALTPSVVLSLGLGLTLMVAIALIDGNLRRQVTENIPEQAPDFFFVDIQNRDIGDFRKLITGIVPDGKLTSGPMLRGRITAFNGNNVRDMNIPQEAAWVLRGDRGITFSDTVPDNSTLSEGEWWPADYSGEPLVSFAEREARDLGLKIGDAVTVNVLGRSITAKIASFRQVQWETLAMNFVMVFSPNTFAGAPTTWLATLTMPDDEKNLAPNILREVTKTWPAVTTVSVTDALDVANNLIGQLATAIRAAASIALAASVLVLGGALAAGNRARVHDAVVLKTLGATRSTLISAYVLEYMLLGVVTALFALVAGSIAGWYVIVEVMKLKAQFLPDVAVMTLGVALVLTIGFGLAGTWRVLGQKPATVLRTL from the coding sequence ATGAATTCTAGGACATCGGTCTCGCTCGCCCTTCGTTTTGCGCTGCGCGAAATGCGCGGTGGCTTGTCGGGCTTCTACATCTTTCTGGCCTGTATCGCGCTTGGTGTGGCGGCGATTGGCGGCGTCAATTCGGTGGCGCGTTCGGTAAGCACCGGCATTGCGGCACAAGGCCAGAGCATTTTGGGCGGCGATGTGAGTTTTGCGCTCAATCAGCGTGAAGCCACAGCGGATGAACGCGGTTTTATTGAAAAGCAGGGCCGGATGGCTGAAAGCGCCACCATGCGCTCTATGGCGCGCCTGCCCGATGGATCCGACCAGTCGCTGGTGGAAGTCAAGGCTGTGGATGCGGCCTATCCGCTTTATGGCGAATTGAAGCTAGCGCCTGAACTGCCGCTTCAGGCGGTGATGGCCGATCAAAACGGCGTCTATGGCGCTGCTGTCAGTCAGGACTTTTTAAACCGCATGGGGCTTTCCATCGGCGCAAAAGTGCTGCTGGGGTCAGCTACGTTTAAAGTACGCGCACTGATCCAGAGCGAACCCGACCTTCTGTCATCGGGGTTTAATTTCGCGCCGCGCTTTCTGGTGTCTCTTGAGGGACTACGCGCTTCCGGGTTGATCCAGCCCGGAAGCCTCGTTGATCATATTTACAAGATCGCATTGCCCGATGGTGCACCTGACAGTGCCATTGCGCAATTGCGCCGTGAGGCAGCAAGCGATTTCCCCGATGCGGGCTGGAATATCCGCTCGCGGTCCAATGCAGCACCCGCGTTGAGCGCCAATATCGAGCGTTTTTCGCAATTCCTTACTCTTGTGGGGCTCACGGCGCTGATCGTCGGGGGTGTCGGGGTGGCAAATGCCGTGCGCGCTTATCTCGATGGAAAACGCGGGGTGATCGCCACCTTCAAATCGCTTGGTGCACCGGCACGCTTTGCGGTGCTGGTCTATCTGGTGCAGATCATGGTCATCGGCGTGATCGGCATTGCCATCGGGCTGTTGCTGGCGGCAACCATTCCTTATCTTGCGGGTGCTGTGCTCGCCAATTATCTGCCGGTCGCCGCAGGCGGCGGCTTCTTCCCTGATGCGCTGGCGCTTGCAGCCGTCTTCGGCCTCATCACCACGCTGGCCTTCGCGATCATTCCGCTGGGCCGTGCACGCGATATTCCTGCAACCGCATTGTTTCGCGAGCAGGGATTTGAGCAGCGTGGTTTACCGCCTCTGCTTTATCTCGCTCTTGCCGTACTGCTGATTGCAGCCCTTGCAGGGCTCGCGCTTTATGTCGCCTATGACCGTCGCGTGGCTGCGATTTTCATCATCGCATCGATTGCAGCCTTCGGTGTGCTGCGCATTGTCGCGGATGGGATCCGCTGGCTGGCGCGCCGCAGCCCTCGCGTGCGCTCGACGTCGCTCCGGCTGGCGCTTGGCAATATCCATCGCCCCGGTGCATTGACGCCTTCCGTTGTGCTCTCGCTGGGTCTTGGCTTGACGCTCATGGTGGCAATTGCGCTGATCGATGGCAATCTGCGCCGACAGGTGACGGAAAACATCCCCGAACAGGCGCCTGATTTCTTCTTTGTCGATATTCAGAACCGCGATATCGGTGATTTCAGAAAACTTATCACCGGTATTGTGCCGGACGGCAAGCTCACCTCCGGCCCTATGCTGCGCGGACGCATTACCGCGTTCAACGGCAACAATGTCCGCGACATGAATATTCCGCAGGAAGCGGCGTGGGTGTTGCGCGGCGACCGTGGTATTACCTTCTCCGATACGGTTCCCGATAATTCGACCTTGAGCGAAGGTGAATGGTGGCCCGCTGATTATAGTGGTGAACCGCTGGTCTCGTTTGCCGAGCGTGAAGCCCGCGATCTGGGCCTCAAGATCGGGGATGCCGTCACCGTCAATGTGCTTGGTCGCAGCATTACTGCGAAGATCGCAAGTTTTCGACAGGTGCAATGGGAAACGCTGGCGATGAATTTCGTCATGGTGTTTTCGCCCAATACTTTTGCCGGTGCGCCAACAACATGGCTTGCAACGCTGACCATGCCCGATGATGAGAAAAACCTTGCGCCCAATATACTACGTGAAGTGACAAAGACATGGCCTGCGGTAACGACCGTCAGCGTGACCGATGCGCTTGATGTGGCTAATAATCTGATCGGGCAACTGGCAACGGCCATCCGTGCCGCCGCTTCCATCGCGCTTGCCGCCTCGGTTCTGGTGCTGGGCGGTGCGCTTGCCGCTGGCAACCGCGCCCGGGTGCATGATGCCGTGGTACTCAAAACGCTAGGCGCCACCCGCTCAACGCTGATTTCCGCTTATGTGCTGGAATATATGCTGCTTGGTGTGGTGACAGCCCTTTTTGCGCTGGTGGCAGGCAGTATTGCGGGCTGGTATGTGATTGTTGAAGTCATGAAGCTCAAAGCACAGTTTCTGCCTGATGTCGCCGTCATGACGCTTGGTGTTGCGCTCGTGCTGACCATTGGTTTCGGCCTTGCCGGAACATGGCGGGTGCTGGGGCAGAAACCGGCAACTGTGCTGCGCACATTGTGA
- a CDS encoding Bax inhibitor-1/YccA family protein encodes MADFRNIQAQQRPVGGARADATIDQGLRSYMLGVYNMMAIGLVVTGLAAFAFASLATTTDQALAVAQLGNGKLLTAFGAAIYTSPLRWVIMLAPLAAVFFLSFRIQNLSVATANMVFWAYAGLVGLSLSSVFLIYTSSSIVQTFFVTAASFGALSLYGYTTKRDLSGMGSFLMMGLFGLIIASVVNIFLASSALQFAVSAIGVLIFAGLTAYDTQSIKEMYYEGDSSDAYGRKVVMGALRLYLDFINMFMFLLQFLGNRE; translated from the coding sequence ATGGCTGACTTTCGTAACATTCAGGCGCAGCAGAGGCCGGTAGGCGGCGCTCGCGCTGACGCAACCATCGATCAAGGACTGCGCAGCTATATGCTGGGCGTCTATAATATGATGGCAATCGGTCTGGTCGTCACAGGCCTTGCTGCATTCGCTTTCGCATCGCTTGCGACCACGACCGATCAGGCACTCGCTGTTGCGCAGCTTGGCAACGGCAAACTGCTGACGGCATTTGGTGCTGCTATCTACACTTCGCCGCTACGCTGGGTGATCATGCTCGCGCCGCTGGCAGCTGTATTCTTCCTCAGCTTCCGCATTCAGAACCTTTCGGTTGCAACCGCGAATATGGTGTTTTGGGCCTATGCGGGTCTGGTCGGACTGTCGCTGTCGTCGGTCTTCCTCATCTACACCTCGTCGAGCATCGTGCAGACCTTCTTTGTGACCGCTGCCTCGTTCGGCGCATTGTCGCTCTATGGCTACACGACGAAGCGTGACCTCTCCGGGATGGGTTCTTTCCTGATGATGGGCCTGTTCGGTCTGATCATCGCCTCGGTCGTCAATATCTTCCTTGCTTCCTCCGCATTGCAGTTTGCAGTTTCGGCAATCGGTGTGCTGATCTTCGCAGGCCTTACCGCCTACGATACGCAGTCGATCAAGGAAATGTATTACGAAGGCGATTCGTCGGATGCTTATGGCCGCAAGGTCGTGATGGGCGCACTGCGTCTCTACCTCGACTTCATCAACATGTTCATGTTCCTGCTGCAGTTCCTGGGCAACCGCGAATAG
- a CDS encoding N-acetyltransferase family protein, translating to MPLIRDFQLADLEAITAIYAHAVLNEGGSYELEAPSDAEMGHRFAALREQGFPILVAEEDGQVLGYAYAGYFRLRPAFRWLAEDSIYISPSAKGQGIGKLLLRALIARMTALGFRQLLAVIGDGERNIGSVKLHESLGFSHSGQIEGSGFKHGRWLDTVLMQLSLNGGRSSLPDAPPLNS from the coding sequence ATGCCGCTTATTCGTGACTTTCAATTGGCCGACCTCGAGGCCATTACCGCCATTTATGCTCATGCTGTTCTGAACGAGGGCGGCTCGTACGAATTAGAAGCGCCATCAGATGCGGAGATGGGGCACCGTTTTGCGGCCCTGCGAGAGCAGGGGTTTCCAATTCTCGTGGCCGAAGAAGATGGTCAGGTGTTGGGTTATGCCTATGCGGGCTATTTCCGTCTTCGGCCTGCCTTTCGCTGGCTTGCAGAAGATTCGATCTATATCTCGCCCTCCGCAAAGGGCCAGGGCATTGGCAAGCTCTTGCTGCGAGCACTGATCGCCCGCATGACGGCGCTTGGCTTTAGGCAATTGCTGGCGGTTATCGGCGACGGTGAGCGTAATATCGGCTCCGTAAAGCTCCATGAAAGCCTTGGCTTCTCCCATAGCGGCCAGATCGAAGGCTCCGGCTTCAAGCATGGGCGCTGGCTTGATACAGTCCTCATGCAATTGTCGCTCAATGGTGGACGCTCATCCCTGCCGGATGCCCCGCCGCTCAACTCCTGA
- a CDS encoding DUF2794 domain-containing protein, translating to MSSSNAAKEEPSQPSHRSVSPNVITLNAAKAPAAPPPAPTVSFDRHELGKILNIYGRMVASGVWRDYAIDLLSDRAVFSVFRRTSEVPLFRIEKNPKLAQKQGAYSVIAASGLIMKRGHELERVLRVFDKSLKLIDN from the coding sequence ATGAGCAGTTCCAACGCCGCTAAAGAAGAACCGTCACAGCCTTCGCACCGTTCTGTTTCACCAAACGTCATCACATTGAATGCAGCGAAAGCCCCCGCCGCACCACCCCCAGCACCCACCGTCAGCTTCGATCGCCATGAACTGGGAAAAATCCTCAACATCTATGGCCGCATGGTCGCCTCGGGTGTCTGGCGCGATTATGCTATCGACCTTTTAAGTGACCGGGCCGTATTTTCGGTCTTTCGACGCACAAGCGAGGTGCCGCTGTTTCGCATCGAAAAGAACCCCAAACTTGCACAGAAACAGGGGGCCTATTCGGTGATCGCCGCAAGCGGTCTGATCATGAAGCGCGGCCATGAGCTGGAGCGCGTGTTGCGCGTGTTTGATAAGAGCCTGAAGCTGATTGACAACTGA
- a CDS encoding thioredoxin family protein, translating to MPDWRNVCAVLGLTFTGCICTLSAAKAQDQARKTAVLELYTSQGCKSCPQADDNFADYADDPSVVALSFHVNYWDYMGWRDTLATQDNTDRQKAYRNSFSAGMIYTPQAVINGRTEVNGREAASVKTALDSSKLDVKTAIRQLDDGRLSIEIGAGEKPESPVHVVVFYFRDSVTIPIRGGENAGQALTYRNTVSEINTIGMWDGTALKVELPASELKRKNASGCAVILQETRPDNSLGPIHGAAVFTEKARLGL from the coding sequence CTGCCGGATTGGCGAAACGTTTGCGCTGTATTAGGGCTGACATTCACCGGCTGTATCTGCACGCTTTCGGCAGCAAAAGCCCAGGATCAGGCTCGCAAAACCGCAGTGCTCGAACTCTATACAAGTCAGGGCTGTAAATCCTGTCCGCAGGCAGACGATAATTTTGCCGACTATGCCGATGATCCAAGTGTTGTGGCACTATCGTTTCACGTCAATTACTGGGACTATATGGGCTGGCGTGACACGCTGGCCACGCAGGACAATACCGACCGGCAGAAAGCCTATCGCAATTCTTTTAGCGCGGGCATGATCTACACACCGCAGGCTGTGATCAATGGCCGAACCGAAGTCAACGGACGTGAAGCAGCCTCTGTCAAAACGGCGCTCGATAGCAGCAAACTTGACGTTAAGACCGCCATCAGACAGCTTGACGATGGGCGACTATCGATTGAAATCGGCGCAGGCGAAAAACCCGAAAGCCCCGTGCATGTGGTCGTGTTCTATTTCCGCGATTCCGTCACCATACCGATCCGCGGCGGCGAAAATGCCGGACAGGCGCTCACCTATCGCAACACGGTCAGCGAGATCAATACAATCGGCATGTGGGACGGAACAGCCCTGAAGGTGGAATTGCCTGCCTCAGAACTCAAGCGCAAGAACGCTTCAGGCTGCGCGGTCATCCTGCAGGAAACGCGGCCCGATAACTCGCTCGGCCCAATCCATGGTGCGGCAGTGTTTACGGAAAAGGCGCGACTCGGATTATAG